The proteins below come from a single Streptomyces sp. SCSIO 75703 genomic window:
- a CDS encoding alpha-amylase family protein yields MARRALLGAAALAAAASLVMNPTSAQASPPGDKDVTAVLFEWDFASVARECATALGPAGYGYVQVSPPAEHIQGSQWWTSYQPVSYKIAGRLGDRDAFRSMVGTCHGAGVKVVVDTVVNHMSAGSGTGTGGSPYTKYDYPGLYSRPDFDDCTAEITDYRDRWNVQHCELVGLADLDTGEEHVRGAIAGYMNDLLSLGVDGFRIDAAKHMPADDLANIKSRLTRPAAYWKQEVIFGAGEAVQPTEYTGNGDVQEFRYAYDLKRVLTSEKLAYLKNYGEGWGYLNGSGAAVFVDNHDTERNGSTLSYKNGADYTLANVFMLAWPYGAPDVHSGYEWSDSDAGPPNGGRVNACWQDGWKCQHAWPEIRSMVGFRNATRGQAVTDWWDNGNNAIAFGRGDRGFVALNHETGPLTRTFQTSLPAGTYCDVQGGGTVAVDGSGRFTATLGANTALALHAGRSSC; encoded by the coding sequence ATGGCCCGCAGAGCCCTGCTCGGGGCGGCAGCCCTCGCCGCCGCCGCTTCCCTTGTCATGAACCCGACTAGCGCACAGGCGTCCCCGCCCGGCGACAAGGACGTCACCGCCGTCCTCTTCGAGTGGGACTTCGCCTCCGTCGCCCGCGAGTGCGCCACCGCGCTCGGCCCGGCCGGCTACGGATACGTCCAGGTCTCCCCGCCCGCCGAGCACATACAGGGCTCCCAGTGGTGGACCTCGTACCAGCCGGTCAGCTACAAGATCGCCGGGCGCCTCGGCGACCGCGACGCCTTCCGCTCCATGGTCGGCACCTGCCACGGGGCGGGCGTGAAGGTCGTCGTCGACACGGTCGTCAACCACATGTCGGCGGGCAGCGGCACCGGCACCGGCGGCTCCCCGTACACGAAGTACGACTACCCCGGGCTGTACTCGCGCCCCGACTTCGACGACTGCACCGCCGAGATCACCGACTACCGGGACCGCTGGAACGTCCAGCACTGCGAACTGGTCGGCCTCGCCGACCTGGACACCGGCGAGGAACACGTCCGCGGCGCCATCGCCGGGTACATGAACGACCTGCTCTCCCTCGGCGTGGACGGCTTCCGCATCGACGCCGCCAAGCACATGCCCGCCGACGACCTCGCGAACATCAAGTCCCGCCTCACCCGGCCCGCCGCCTACTGGAAGCAGGAGGTGATCTTCGGCGCCGGCGAGGCGGTCCAGCCCACCGAGTACACGGGCAACGGCGACGTGCAGGAGTTCCGCTACGCCTACGACCTCAAGCGGGTCCTGACCTCCGAGAAGCTCGCCTACCTGAAGAACTACGGCGAGGGCTGGGGGTACCTGAACGGCTCCGGCGCCGCCGTCTTCGTCGACAACCACGACACCGAGCGCAACGGTTCCACGCTCAGCTACAAGAACGGCGCCGACTACACCCTCGCCAACGTCTTCATGCTCGCCTGGCCCTACGGCGCCCCCGACGTCCACTCCGGCTACGAGTGGTCAGACTCCGACGCCGGGCCGCCCAACGGCGGCCGGGTGAACGCCTGCTGGCAGGACGGCTGGAAGTGCCAGCACGCCTGGCCGGAGATCCGGTCCATGGTCGGCTTCCGCAACGCCACCCGAGGGCAGGCGGTGACCGACTGGTGGGACAACGGGAACAACGCCATCGCCTTCGGCCGCGGCGACCGGGGCTTCGTCGCGCTCAACCACGAGACGGGCCCGCTGACCCGCACCTTCCAGACCTCCCTGCCCGCCGGCACCTACTGCGACGTGCAGGGCGGCGGAACCGTGGCCGTGGACGGCTCGGGCCGCTTCACCGCCACCCTGGGCGCGAACACCGCGCTCGCGCTGCACGCCGGCCGCTCCTCCTGCTGA
- the pulA gene encoding pullulanase-type alpha-1,6-glucosidase, translating into MIPRWPAPWRRRTATAGRTAAVTAAALAATLLPPLTAPAGAAPAGGSPAPAGPAAASALDPAASRAVWIDRDTLVWDRADGAASARLLTSPTGSLGLRGTTVTGADGPSLRLGPTTLTPAQRARFPHLRDTTAWSVDRRDRARVPGALRGELLASQNSAAGAVVAATGVQTAGVLDDLYAARATRERLGPVFRRGRPTLSVWAPTARRVSLEIGGSTVRMRRDDATGVWSATGPAAWKGLPYRYAVEVWAPAAGRVVTNKVTDPYSVALTADSTHSLAVDLADPTLAPAGWSRLAKPAAVPLRDAQIQELHVRDFSASDRTARRPGTYLAFTDRDSDGSRHLRRLARAGTSHVHLLPAFDFATVPERAADRAAPDCDLAALPADSPAQQECVARTAGRDAYNWGYDPYHYTVPEGSYATDPDGAARTVEFRRMVKALNEDGLRVVMDVVYNHTAASGQDPRSVLDRIVPGYYHRLLADGSVANSTCCANTAPENAMMGKLVVDSVVTWAREYKVDGFRFDLMGHHPRANMLAVREALDALTPGKDGVDGKKIILYGEGWNFGEIADDARFVQATQANMAGTGIATFSDRARDAVRGGGPFDADPGVQGFATGLYTDPNSSPANGTRAEQRARLLHQQDLIKVGLTGNLADYTFTDTAGRTVKGSQVDYNGAPAGYAAAPGDAVAYADAHDNETLFDALAFKLPATTGADDRARMQVLALATAALSQGPALSQAGTDLLRSKSLDRNSYDSGDWFNALHWNCADGNGFGRGLPPAADNADKWPYAAPLLTGVSVGCEQIESASAAYRDLLRIRTAEKSFSLGTAARVQSRLSFPLSGPAETPGVITMSVGDLVVVLNATPDTARQRVPALAGTGHRLHPVQAGGADPVVKGARYTARTGTFTVPARTAAVFARTG; encoded by the coding sequence GTGATACCGAGATGGCCGGCGCCCTGGCGGCGCCGCACCGCCACGGCCGGACGGACCGCGGCCGTCACCGCCGCCGCCCTCGCCGCCACCCTGCTGCCGCCCCTCACCGCGCCCGCCGGCGCGGCCCCCGCGGGCGGCTCCCCGGCGCCCGCCGGGCCGGCCGCCGCGAGCGCCCTCGACCCCGCCGCGTCCCGCGCCGTCTGGATCGACCGCGACACCCTCGTCTGGGACCGCGCCGACGGCGCCGCCTCCGCCCGGCTCCTCACCTCGCCCACCGGCTCCCTGGGCCTGCGGGGCACCACCGTCACCGGTGCCGACGGCCCCTCCCTCCGGCTCGGCCCCACCACCCTCACCCCCGCCCAGCGGGCGAGGTTCCCGCACCTGCGCGACACCACCGCCTGGAGCGTCGACCGGCGCGACCGCGCCCGGGTGCCCGGGGCCCTGCGCGGCGAACTCCTCGCCAGCCAGAACTCCGCCGCCGGCGCCGTCGTCGCCGCCACCGGCGTACAGACCGCGGGCGTCCTCGACGACCTCTACGCCGCCCGCGCCACCCGGGAGCGACTGGGGCCCGTCTTCCGCCGGGGCCGCCCCACCCTCTCCGTCTGGGCCCCCACCGCCCGCCGCGTCTCGCTGGAGATCGGCGGCTCCACCGTCCGCATGCGGCGCGACGACGCCACCGGCGTCTGGTCCGCGACCGGCCCCGCCGCCTGGAAGGGCCTGCCCTACCGGTACGCCGTCGAGGTGTGGGCACCCGCCGCGGGCCGCGTCGTCACCAACAAGGTCACCGACCCCTACTCGGTCGCCCTGACCGCCGACTCCACCCACAGCCTCGCCGTCGACCTCGCCGACCCCACCCTCGCCCCCGCCGGCTGGTCCCGCCTCGCCAAACCGGCGGCGGTGCCCCTGCGCGACGCCCAGATCCAGGAACTGCACGTCCGGGACTTCTCCGCCTCGGACCGCACCGCGCGCCGGCCCGGCACCTACCTCGCCTTCACCGACCGGGACAGCGACGGCTCCCGGCACCTGCGCCGCCTCGCACGAGCGGGCACCTCCCACGTCCACCTGCTCCCGGCCTTCGACTTCGCCACCGTCCCCGAACGGGCCGCCGACCGCGCCGCCCCCGACTGCGACCTCGCCGCCCTCCCCGCCGACTCGCCCGCCCAGCAGGAGTGCGTCGCCCGCACCGCCGGCCGGGACGCCTACAACTGGGGCTACGACCCGTACCACTACACCGTCCCCGAGGGCTCCTACGCCACCGACCCGGACGGCGCCGCCCGTACCGTCGAGTTCCGCCGGATGGTCAAGGCGCTCAACGAGGACGGCCTCCGCGTCGTCATGGACGTCGTCTACAACCACACCGCCGCGAGCGGCCAGGACCCCCGGAGCGTCCTCGACCGCATCGTGCCCGGCTACTACCACCGGCTGCTGGCGGACGGATCGGTGGCGAACAGCACCTGCTGCGCCAACACCGCCCCCGAGAACGCCATGATGGGCAAGCTCGTCGTGGACTCCGTCGTCACCTGGGCCCGGGAGTACAAGGTCGACGGCTTCCGCTTCGACCTCATGGGCCACCACCCGAGGGCCAACATGCTCGCCGTCCGCGAGGCCCTCGACGCGCTCACCCCCGGCAAGGACGGCGTCGACGGCAAGAAGATCATCCTGTACGGGGAGGGCTGGAACTTCGGCGAGATCGCCGACGACGCCCGCTTCGTGCAGGCCACGCAGGCCAACATGGCCGGCACCGGCATCGCCACCTTCTCCGACCGGGCCCGCGACGCGGTGCGCGGCGGCGGCCCCTTCGACGCCGACCCCGGCGTGCAGGGCTTCGCCACCGGCCTCTACACCGACCCCAACTCCTCCCCGGCCAACGGCACCCGCGCCGAGCAGCGGGCCCGGCTCCTGCACCAGCAGGACCTGATCAAGGTCGGGCTCACCGGCAACCTGGCCGACTACACCTTCACCGACACCGCCGGCCGCACGGTCAAGGGCTCCCAGGTCGACTACAACGGCGCGCCCGCCGGGTACGCCGCGGCACCCGGCGACGCCGTCGCCTACGCCGACGCGCACGACAACGAGACCCTCTTCGACGCCCTCGCCTTCAAACTGCCCGCCACGACCGGCGCCGACGACCGGGCCAGGATGCAGGTCCTCGCCCTGGCGACCGCCGCGCTCTCGCAGGGCCCGGCGCTCTCCCAGGCGGGCACCGACCTGCTGCGCTCCAAGTCGCTGGACCGCAACTCCTACGACAGCGGCGACTGGTTCAACGCCCTGCACTGGAACTGCGCCGACGGCAACGGCTTCGGACGGGGTCTGCCGCCCGCCGCCGACAACGCCGACAAGTGGCCGTACGCCGCACCGTTGCTGACCGGTGTGTCGGTCGGCTGCGAGCAGATCGAGTCCGCCTCGGCCGCCTACCGCGACCTGCTGCGCATCCGGACGGCCGAGAAGTCCTTCTCCCTCGGCACGGCGGCCCGGGTGCAGTCCCGGCTCTCCTTCCCGCTGTCCGGCCCGGCCGAGACCCCGGGCGTGATCACCATGAGCGTCGGCGACCTCGTCGTCGTCCTCAACGCCACGCCGGACACGGCCCGCCAGCGCGTCCCCGCCCTCGCGGGCACGGGGCACCGGCTCCACCCCGTGCAGGCGGGCGGCGCCGACCCGGTGGTCAAGGGCGCCCGGTACACCGCGCGGACCGGCACCTTCACCGTCCCGGCCCGCACGGCCGCCGTCTTCGCCCGCACCGGCTGA
- a CDS encoding TetR/AcrR family transcriptional regulator, translating into MSTGVRRRMGVEERRRQLIGVALELFSRRSPDEVSIDEIASAAGISRPLVYHYFPGKLSLYEAALRRASDDLAGRFEEPREGPLGARLLRVMRRYFAFVDEHGPGFSALMRGGPAVGSSTTNALVDSVRQAAYVQVLSHLDVEEPPARLELVVRSWISLAESTALIWLDGRRVPRGELEVQLVYDFAALLAVSASFDEEMGALLGRVLAEEPPGGPLDALIARITGPAAA; encoded by the coding sequence ATGAGCACCGGGGTACGCCGCAGAATGGGCGTCGAGGAACGGCGGCGGCAACTCATCGGCGTCGCGCTCGAACTCTTCAGCCGCCGCTCGCCCGACGAGGTCTCCATCGACGAGATAGCGTCCGCCGCGGGCATCTCACGCCCGCTCGTCTACCACTACTTCCCCGGCAAACTCAGCCTGTACGAGGCCGCGTTGAGACGCGCCTCGGATGACCTGGCGGGCCGGTTCGAGGAGCCGCGCGAGGGCCCCCTGGGGGCCCGGCTGCTGCGGGTGATGCGCCGCTACTTCGCCTTCGTGGACGAGCACGGCCCCGGTTTCTCCGCCCTGATGCGCGGCGGCCCGGCGGTCGGCTCGTCCACCACGAACGCGCTCGTCGACTCCGTACGGCAGGCCGCGTACGTCCAGGTCCTTTCGCACCTGGACGTGGAGGAGCCGCCCGCGCGGCTGGAGTTGGTCGTGCGCTCGTGGATCTCGCTGGCCGAGTCGACGGCGCTGATCTGGCTGGACGGCCGGCGGGTGCCGCGCGGCGAACTGGAGGTGCAGCTCGTGTACGACTTCGCGGCGCTGCTCGCGGTCAGCGCCTCCTTCGACGAGGAGATGGGCGCGCTGCTCGGCCGCGTCCTCGCCGAGGAGCCGCCCGGCGGCCCGCTGGACGCGCTGATCGCCCGGATCACCGGGCCGGCCGCCGCCTGA
- a CDS encoding PDR/VanB family oxidoreductase, with the protein MSDKPRSSTVRALVVVAGVGVIAWRVMRGRARDARGGGGAPALAPRAARPLTLLVTAHERIADGVVLIRLEGHDLPRWEPGAHLDLVLPSGLARSYSLCGDPEDTSSYTVAARLVADGRGGSREVHEQVREAMELEVRGPRNRFPLVEAAPSYVFVAGGIGITPLLPMLRALPEDADWRLLYGGRTRASMPFLEEVRKLDGDRGRVTVVAEDEEGRPPLDAFLADLPEGAAVYCCGPEGLMAAVTERLPEGVTPHLERFTPVLTADGDTDVEVELRRSGRTVAVPAGTSVLAAVREELPDTPYSCEQGWCGTCQQRVLEGEIDHRDELLTDAERGDSMLICVSRARNGRLVLDL; encoded by the coding sequence ATGTCTGACAAGCCGAGGTCGTCGACGGTGAGGGCTCTGGTCGTGGTCGCCGGGGTCGGGGTGATCGCCTGGCGGGTGATGCGCGGCCGGGCCCGTGACGCCCGGGGCGGGGGCGGCGCCCCGGCGCTCGCGCCGCGGGCCGCCCGGCCGCTGACGCTGCTGGTGACGGCGCACGAGCGGATCGCCGACGGGGTCGTCCTGATCCGGCTGGAGGGACACGACCTGCCACGCTGGGAGCCCGGGGCCCACCTGGACCTGGTGCTGCCCTCGGGCCTGGCCCGGTCGTACTCGCTGTGCGGGGACCCGGAGGACACCTCGTCGTACACCGTCGCCGCCCGGCTGGTGGCGGACGGCCGGGGCGGTTCGCGCGAGGTGCACGAACAGGTGCGGGAGGCGATGGAGCTGGAGGTGCGCGGGCCGCGCAACCGCTTCCCGCTCGTCGAGGCGGCCCCCTCCTACGTCTTCGTCGCGGGCGGCATCGGCATCACGCCCCTGCTGCCGATGCTGCGCGCCCTGCCGGAGGACGCCGACTGGCGGCTGCTGTACGGCGGCCGGACGCGGGCCTCGATGCCCTTCCTGGAGGAGGTCCGGAAGCTGGACGGGGACCGCGGCCGGGTCACCGTGGTCGCCGAGGACGAGGAGGGCCGGCCCCCGCTCGACGCGTTCCTCGCGGACCTCCCGGAGGGCGCCGCCGTCTACTGCTGCGGCCCCGAGGGGCTGATGGCGGCCGTGACCGAGCGGCTGCCCGAGGGCGTCACCCCGCACCTGGAGCGGTTCACGCCCGTGCTGACGGCCGACGGCGACACGGACGTGGAGGTCGAACTGCGGCGCAGCGGGCGCACGGTGGCCGTGCCCGCCGGCACCTCCGTACTGGCGGCGGTCCGCGAGGAACTGCCGGACACCCCCTACTCCTGCGAGCAGGGCTGGTGCGGGACCTGCCAGCAACGGGTGCTGGAGGGCGAGATCGACCACCGGGACGAGTTGCTGACCGACGCGGAGCGGGGGGACTCGATGCTCATCTGTGTCTCCCGTGCGCGAAATGGGCGGCTGGTGCTGGACTTGTGA